Below is a window of bacterium DNA.
TGTACGCCAGCGGACGATCGGGATGGCCGGCGTTGAAGGCCTGGATGTTCCGGACGCCGTCGGCGGCGAACATCTCGTAGCGGCTTTCCATTTCCTGAATCGCCCACCGCAGCTTGGCCGCCGCCTCGCGCGGCCCGGTGACCACCGGACTCAAGAGATGGGGAATGCCGTTGTAGTTGGTGAGTTCGACCCGCTTCGGATCGATCATCAAAAACCGCGCCTGCTCCGGCGTCGAGCGGAAGAGAATGCTCGCGATCATCGCGTTCAGCGCGACGCTCTTGCCCGCGCCGGTGGCTCCGGCGATCAGCAGGTGGGGCATCTGCACGAGATCGGCGACGATCGGCGTGCCCGCGATGCCCTTCCCGACGGCGACGGCGAGGGGTGAGGAGGCGCGCGTGAACTCGTCGGCGGCCAGGATTTCGCGGAGGTGCACGAGACTCGGCCGTTCGTTGGGCAGTTCGACGCCGATCGCGGACTTGCCCGGGATCGGGGCTTCCAGCCGGACACTGCTCGCCGCGAGCGACAGCGCGATGTCGTTCTGGAGGCTGGTGATCTTCTGGACCTTGACCCCGGGTGCCGGCTGCAGCTCGTACCGCGTCACGACCGGGCCGGTCTCCCACCGGACGACTTTGGCCTCCACGCCGAAACTCGCCAGCGTGCGCTCGAGGCTGCGGGCGACTTCTTCGGGATCGACCTTGCCCGCCTTCGCCTTGGCCGCAAACGCATCGAGCAGCGAGACATCCGGAACCACGTACGGTCGGCGGGGCTCGACGGGAAACGGCAGCGCCTCCTGCGCCACGCTCGATCGGCGGCGCCGAGGCCGCTTGAGCGAGGCCGGCGGCTCTCCCCCTTGCGGGGGCAGGTCGGCGGCGGGCGGTTCCCCACGATCGTCCGGTTCGCCGCCGGCGGCCGCCTCGCCGAGGGCGTCCATCTTGCCCGCCGCCTCACGAAGCTCCAGCGTCACTTCGTCGCCGGGCATTTCCTCCCCGGCGAAGCGGCCGTCAACGCCGGTTTCAACGGCCGGCGGCGCGACAGCCGCGGTCGGGGACGCCGCGTCGCGCGCGGCGCCGGCCATTTCCGGCGAACGCGACTCGCTCCCCCCCACCGGGGCGGGGATCAACGGAGACGGCGGGCGCGATCGCACAAGCGCCGAGGCGTGATCGCGAAGCCGCCGCAGCCCGTCCACCGCGCCGGCCGCGGCCCGCCACCCTCCCCGCTGGGCGACCGGCAGGCCGGCCGCGGCGGCCCGCCGGAGGAGCCGGCCGGTCTCCCTGAGCGCGACGAGCAGCGCGACGGCAGTCCAGACCACGGCACGGCCGAGCCATACGACGGCCGCCCCAAGCCACCCC
It encodes the following:
- a CDS encoding DNA translocase FtsK, which translates into the protein MPKHKASGQVYTRAAGAALIALAFLIGVSLFPQPTAPIPRLVAARGGQAFGVGIWALSPLCLAVGLILLVRRSFALGTRVWSLLAGYLVLLVALHLQYPAGRELLAASGRKGGGYVGALAALALRRLAGEPGLWVATVGGAAAVIVLLWGLSLEDLAQTGLGVFVVAGRTAAAVARAVAGWLGAAVVWLGRAVVWTAVALLVALRETGRLLRRAAAAGLPVAQRGGWRAAAGAVDGLRRLRDHASALVRSRPPSPLIPAPVGGSESRSPEMAGAARDAASPTAAVAPPAVETGVDGRFAGEEMPGDEVTLELREAAGKMDALGEAAAGGEPDDRGEPPAADLPPQGGEPPASLKRPRRRRSSVAQEALPFPVEPRRPYVVPDVSLLDAFAAKAKAGKVDPEEVARSLERTLASFGVEAKVVRWETGPVVTRYELQPAPGVKVQKITSLQNDIALSLAASSVRLEAPIPGKSAIGVELPNERPSLVHLREILAADEFTRASSPLAVAVGKGIAGTPIVADLVQMPHLLIAGATGAGKSVALNAMIASILFRSTPEQARFLMIDPKRVELTNYNGIPHLLSPVVTGPREAAAKLRWAIQEMESRYEMFAADGVRNIQAFNAGHPDRPLAYILIIIDELADLMMVAPADFEEIICRLAQMTRATGIHLLVATQRPSVDVITGLIKANIPSRIAFSVSSQVDSRTILDHPGAEKLLGRGDMLFSPLGATRPTRVQGAFIGDAETERLVQFWRTQGEPAYVDALVQATAGAS